A stretch of the Deinococcus sp. KSM4-11 genome encodes the following:
- the ada gene encoding bifunctional DNA-binding transcriptional regulator/O6-methylguanine-DNA methyltransferase Ada, with translation MTTTTYSDDEARWAAVLAHDTAADGLFWYGVKSTGIYCRPGCPSRRPKRENLSFHDSPAAAEAAGFRPCKRCTPERIDAGVRVVAHAQALIDAAQTAPQLTDLASAVGLSPFHLQRVFKARVGVSPKQYALRQRTEKLKEALKMNTTVTTALYGAGHDSPTTVYAPATDQLGMTPGAYARGGAGVRIHQTVADSVLGPMLVAATERGLCAVRFGEPEALRAELRAEYPNAELVDAAAPLMAYVEGVRAHLAGRAPSLVTDVPGTDFQRRVWAALREIPRGETRTYAQLAEMIGQPAAVRAVARACATNPVAVVVPCHRIVPKTGGHGGYRWGPERKARLLELERV, from the coding sequence ATGACGACCACGACGTATTCCGATGACGAGGCGCGCTGGGCCGCCGTCCTGGCGCACGATACGGCCGCCGACGGCCTGTTCTGGTACGGCGTGAAGTCCACCGGGATCTACTGCCGTCCGGGCTGCCCGTCGCGCCGACCGAAGCGCGAGAACCTGTCGTTTCACGACTCGCCCGCTGCGGCGGAAGCAGCCGGATTCCGGCCCTGCAAGCGCTGTACGCCAGAGCGCATCGACGCCGGGGTCAGGGTGGTGGCCCACGCGCAGGCACTGATTGACGCGGCACAGACCGCGCCCCAACTGACCGACCTCGCCTCGGCGGTCGGCCTGAGCCCATTTCACCTGCAACGCGTGTTCAAAGCCCGCGTGGGGGTCAGCCCCAAGCAGTACGCGCTCAGGCAACGCACCGAGAAGCTCAAGGAGGCCCTGAAGATGAACACGACCGTCACGACCGCCCTGTACGGCGCGGGCCACGACTCGCCCACCACCGTGTACGCCCCCGCGACCGACCAGCTCGGCATGACGCCCGGCGCCTACGCACGCGGCGGCGCTGGCGTGCGGATTCATCAGACGGTCGCGGACAGCGTTCTGGGGCCGATGCTGGTCGCCGCGACGGAGCGGGGCCTGTGCGCGGTGCGCTTCGGCGAGCCGGAAGCCCTGCGGGCCGAACTGCGCGCCGAGTATCCGAACGCGGAACTGGTCGACGCCGCCGCGCCGCTCATGGCGTACGTCGAGGGCGTGCGGGCGCATCTGGCCGGCCGCGCCCCTTCTCTGGTCACGGACGTGCCCGGCACGGACTTTCAGCGGCGCGTGTGGGCGGCCCTCAGGGAGATTCCGCGCGGCGAGACGCGCACCTACGCACAGCTGGCGGAGATGATCGGGCAACCGGCAGCGGTGCGGGCCGTCGCGCGGGCCTGCGCCACCAACCCGGTGGCGGTGGTCGTGCCCTGCCACCGGATCGTGCCGAAGACGGGCGGCCACGGAGGCTACCGCTGGGGGCCAGAACGCAAGGCGCGGCTGCTGGAGCTGGAACGGGTCTGA
- a CDS encoding iron chaperone codes for MTTKTRRKTAEPTFTAEERAAMKERARELKAGATREEGEQAVRTKIAEMTGADRALAERLHQVITATAPDLAPKLWYGMPAYALDGQIVCFFQDAQKFKARYATLGFSDQAKLDDGEMWPTSYALKELSAADEEKIAALVKKAVG; via the coding sequence ATGACCACCAAAACGCGCAGGAAGACCGCAGAACCGACCTTCACCGCCGAGGAACGCGCCGCCATGAAAGAGCGCGCCCGCGAACTGAAAGCCGGCGCCACCAGAGAAGAAGGCGAACAGGCCGTGAGGACGAAGATCGCCGAGATGACTGGTGCCGACCGCGCCCTGGCCGAACGCCTTCACCAGGTCATCACCGCCACCGCCCCCGACCTGGCCCCGAAGCTGTGGTACGGCATGCCCGCCTATGCTCTGGACGGCCAGATCGTGTGCTTCTTCCAGGACGCTCAGAAGTTCAAGGCGCGGTACGCCACGCTGGGCTTCAGCGACCAGGCGAAGTTGGACGACGGCGAGATGTGGCCCACGTCGTACGCGTTGAAAGAGTTGAGTGCGGCCGACGAGGAGAAGATTGCCGCGCTGGTCAAGAAAGCGGTGGGGTAG
- a CDS encoding DUF1801 domain-containing protein — translation MTKTPLQAESPSDRITARLQELGDWRAATLAHVRQLIHDADPDVQEEWKWAKTTSPGVPVWSHHGGLCTGEVYQQAVKLTFFRGAALPDPDGLFNASLSGGTRRAIDLKEGDSLDGAAFKALIRAAVAANAAAKKK, via the coding sequence ATGACGAAGACCCCCTTGCAGGCCGAGAGCCCCAGCGACCGCATCACCGCGCGTCTTCAGGAACTGGGCGACTGGCGCGCCGCGACCCTTGCCCACGTCCGGCAGCTGATCCACGACGCCGACCCTGACGTGCAGGAGGAATGGAAGTGGGCCAAGACGACCTCGCCCGGCGTGCCCGTGTGGTCGCATCACGGCGGCCTGTGCACGGGCGAGGTGTACCAGCAGGCCGTGAAGCTGACCTTCTTTCGGGGAGCGGCGCTGCCCGACCCGGACGGGCTGTTCAATGCCAGCCTGAGCGGCGGCACGCGCCGGGCCATCGACCTGAAGGAAGGAGACAGCCTTGACGGCGCGGCCTTCAAGGCCCTGATCCGCGCCGCCGTGGCCGCCAACGCCGCCGCGAAGAAGAAGTAG
- a CDS encoding helix-turn-helix transcriptional regulator, producing the protein MIPRTPPSTQATPLSLHDLTRLRRVRDRIDREYARPLDVEALASGVNMSAGHLSRLFRRAYGESPYSYLMTRRIERAMALLRRGDLSVTDVCFEVGCSSLGTFSTRFTELVGVPPSTYRSAHAATPADLPACVARQVTRPIRNREAPALGTGK; encoded by the coding sequence GTGATCCCCAGAACTCCCCCATCCACCCAGGCGACCCCGCTGTCCCTGCACGACCTGACGCGGCTCCGGCGCGTCCGTGACCGGATCGACCGGGAGTACGCCCGACCGCTGGACGTCGAGGCGCTCGCCAGCGGCGTGAACATGTCCGCCGGACACCTGAGCCGCCTGTTCCGGCGGGCCTACGGTGAGTCGCCGTACTCGTACCTGATGACGCGGCGCATCGAGCGGGCCATGGCCCTGCTGCGCCGGGGCGACCTGAGCGTCACCGACGTGTGCTTCGAGGTCGGCTGCTCGTCGCTGGGCACCTTCAGCACCCGCTTTACGGAACTGGTCGGGGTGCCGCCCAGCACGTACCGCAGCGCGCACGCCGCCACACCGGCCGACCTGCCCGCCTGCGTGGCGCGGCAGGTCACGAGACCCATCAGGAATCGAGAAGCGCCCGCCCTGGGCACGGGCAAATAA
- a CDS encoding DUF4145 domain-containing protein, with protein sequence MQPIPNSSVMAWTANGAHVIPNGVRMRCGHCKDASVFTFDSIGTTKKFETWTATSKCASCGNLTRFFAVVPESKDVNMPGTIIYAYPTPDSVRPPVKGIELIAEDLRAAYIDTLETFNSKAPNSAVLNQCRQMLEALVYTYNGGEKSKGLYAAIKGLPDIIDLEKPFLDIADAIRHAGNVGPHYKAGRKIPNEIRSEMMDMLDQLLEFLYIIPHQVKDTRQIITSIDTGSPID encoded by the coding sequence ATGCAACCAATACCGAACAGCTCTGTCATGGCTTGGACTGCGAACGGTGCTCACGTAATTCCGAACGGTGTTCGCATGCGCTGTGGACATTGCAAGGATGCCAGTGTCTTCACATTTGATAGTATTGGAACGACTAAAAAATTCGAGACATGGACTGCCACTTCTAAATGTGCCTCGTGCGGTAATCTGACCCGATTCTTTGCGGTGGTTCCAGAATCTAAAGATGTTAATATGCCGGGAACAATCATTTATGCCTATCCAACCCCAGATTCCGTGCGGCCTCCGGTCAAGGGCATTGAGTTAATCGCCGAAGATTTGCGTGCCGCCTATATCGACACTTTGGAAACATTCAACAGCAAGGCACCTAACTCGGCCGTGCTCAATCAGTGCAGACAAATGCTGGAGGCACTTGTATACACATATAATGGCGGAGAGAAATCCAAGGGACTCTATGCGGCAATCAAGGGATTACCCGACATCATCGACCTAGAAAAGCCATTTCTGGACATAGCAGATGCTATTCGCCACGCCGGCAATGTGGGCCCTCATTATAAGGCGGGCAGGAAAATTCCTAACGAGATTAGGTCAGAGATGATGGATATGCTTGATCAACTACTAGAGTTTCTGTATATAATTCCACATCAGGTAAAGGATACCCGGCAAATAATCACTAGTATTGATACAGGCAGCCCCATTGATTGA
- a CDS encoding SDR family oxidoreductase encodes MTPVLLITGGSRGIGAATAQLAAQAGYAVGLSYRQEAGAAAEVVRAIQAADGRALAVQADVGVDSDVERLFDAVQTEFGPISGLVNNAGTLERQARVDELDAARLTRILTTNVIGSFLCAGAAVRRMSTRHGGAGGVIVNVSSRAAVLGSGGEYVDYAASKGAVDTLTVGLAREVAAEGIRVCGVRPGLIETDIHALGGEPGRVARVAPSIPLGRGGTAEEVARAILWLLSDGASYVTGTLLDVSGGR; translated from the coding sequence ATGACTCCAGTGCTTCTCATCACGGGTGGCAGTCGCGGCATCGGCGCGGCCACCGCACAGTTGGCGGCGCAGGCCGGGTACGCGGTGGGCCTCAGCTACCGGCAGGAGGCGGGCGCGGCAGCAGAGGTCGTCCGCGCCATTCAGGCGGCAGACGGCCGGGCGCTGGCCGTGCAGGCCGACGTGGGCGTGGACTCGGATGTGGAGCGCCTGTTCGACGCCGTACAGACCGAATTCGGGCCGATCTCCGGGCTGGTGAATAACGCGGGCACGCTGGAACGGCAGGCCCGCGTGGACGAACTGGACGCCGCCCGCCTGACGCGCATCCTGACCACGAACGTGATCGGATCCTTCCTGTGCGCGGGCGCGGCCGTGCGGCGCATGTCGACCCGCCACGGCGGCGCGGGCGGCGTGATCGTGAACGTGTCCTCGCGGGCCGCGGTGCTGGGCTCGGGCGGAGAGTACGTCGACTACGCGGCGTCGAAGGGCGCGGTGGACACCCTGACGGTCGGCCTGGCGCGCGAGGTGGCGGCCGAGGGCATCCGCGTGTGCGGTGTGCGCCCCGGCCTGATCGAAACCGACATCCACGCGCTGGGCGGCGAACCGGGCCGCGTGGCGAGGGTCGCGCCGAGCATTCCCCTGGGCCGGGGCGGCACCGCCGAGGAGGTCGCGCGGGCGATCCTGTGGCTGCTCTCGGACGGGGCGTCGTACGTGACGGGCACGCTGCTGGACGTGAGCGGCGGGCGCTGA
- a CDS encoding ArsC/Spx/MgsR family protein: MSDLQVQVFGTRKSKETRAAERFFKERKIKIHFVDLHERPIARGELTRFVQKFGLNALLDLEGKAYERSNLAFLRTTEEGIIAKVIETPELLKLPLVRGGKVLTVGEDMDGWKEMVAGA, translated from the coding sequence ATGTCCGACCTTCAGGTGCAGGTCTTCGGCACGCGCAAGAGCAAGGAAACCCGCGCCGCCGAGCGCTTCTTCAAGGAACGCAAGATCAAGATCCACTTCGTCGACCTGCACGAGCGGCCCATCGCCCGCGGCGAACTGACGCGCTTCGTGCAGAAGTTCGGTCTGAACGCGCTGCTCGACCTGGAGGGCAAGGCCTACGAACGCAGCAACCTGGCCTTCCTCCGCACCACCGAGGAGGGCATCATCGCCAAGGTGATCGAGACGCCGGAACTGCTGAAACTGCCGCTGGTGCGCGGCGGCAAGGTGCTCACGGTCGGTGAGGACATGGACGGCTGGAAGGAGATGGTCGCGGGCGCGTGA
- the ruvB gene encoding Holliday junction branch migration DNA helicase RuvB produces the protein MTDAAPGLDAALRPKTLAEYVGQEKLKDKMGVYLQAARGRKEALDHTLLFGPPGLGKTTLAHIIAAELGVNIRVTSGPAIEKPGDLAAILTNSLEEGDVLFIDEIHRLGRVAEEHLYPAMEDFKLDIVLGQGPAARTIELPLPRFTLVGATTRPGLITAPMRSRFGIIEHLEYYTPEEIAINLLRDARLLGFGLDETAALEVGARSRGTMRIAKRLLRRVRDYAEVAGESTISLERSHSALDKLGLDSAGLDDRDKKYLETLIHRFAGGPVGVDTLATAISEDALTLEDVYEPYLIQLGFIKRTPRGRVATAHAYDHLGLPVSGADSDLGMFVN, from the coding sequence ATGACCGATGCTGCTCCCGGACTCGACGCCGCCCTGCGTCCCAAAACCCTGGCCGAGTACGTGGGGCAGGAGAAGCTCAAGGACAAGATGGGCGTGTACCTCCAGGCTGCCCGTGGGCGCAAGGAAGCCCTCGACCACACCCTGCTCTTCGGCCCGCCCGGCCTGGGCAAGACCACCCTAGCGCACATCATCGCCGCCGAACTCGGCGTGAACATCCGCGTGACCAGCGGCCCCGCCATCGAGAAACCCGGTGACCTCGCCGCCATCCTCACCAACAGCCTGGAAGAAGGCGACGTGCTGTTCATCGACGAGATCCACCGCCTGGGCCGCGTCGCGGAGGAACACCTGTACCCGGCGATGGAGGACTTCAAGCTCGACATCGTGCTCGGGCAGGGACCGGCCGCGCGCACCATCGAACTGCCGCTTCCGCGCTTCACGCTGGTCGGCGCGACCACCCGCCCCGGTCTGATCACCGCGCCCATGCGCAGCCGCTTCGGGATCATCGAGCACCTCGAGTACTACACGCCCGAGGAGATCGCCATCAACCTCCTGCGCGACGCCCGCCTGCTGGGCTTCGGGCTGGACGAGACGGCCGCCCTGGAAGTCGGCGCCCGCTCGCGTGGCACCATGCGAATTGCCAAGCGGCTGCTGCGCCGCGTGCGCGACTACGCCGAGGTGGCCGGCGAGAGCACCATCAGCTTGGAACGGTCCCACAGCGCCCTGGACAAACTCGGCCTGGACTCGGCGGGCCTGGACGACCGCGACAAGAAGTACCTGGAGACCCTGATCCACCGCTTCGCGGGCGGCCCCGTCGGCGTGGACACCCTCGCCACGGCCATCAGCGAGGACGCCCTGACCCTGGAGGACGTGTACGAGCCGTACCTGATCCAGCTCGGCTTCATCAAGCGCACGCCGCGTGGACGGGTCGCTACCGCGCACGCCTACGACCACCTGGGGTTGCCGGTCAGCGGCGCGGACAGCGACCTCGGGATGTTCGTGAACTGA
- a CDS encoding acyltransferase has protein sequence MTVHTPDLAVAPAMPTTLPVPASRLVAVDVFRGLAILAVVAHHTAGLGVRYVPEGSGLAVALSVVNRSLLFVVPAFVFMTALVLTRSALRHFDVGRYYRSRVRTALLPYLLWTVLYVLFRFATGQEDPSELREPGRWLVWVQYGKGYYHLYFLLVVLQFYAVLPLLLPLWRRRWPLWGVLGAASLAQLAVYGLNRVGVLEFAYPATMALWYLPTLALGMYFGANEGAFEALWARGRGWILGAAVLSLAWFLPLSLAALQEEQVNTLAFSAANWAYTAAAVLALFGASLALAAMRGRWVRALTVLGTLSLQVYLLHPALLYMMERWGFPSHPLAFTLTLLGYGLAALLLPVLLARALAGTAVSRWLFGR, from the coding sequence ATGACCGTCCACACCCCCGATCTCGCCGTTGCTCCTGCCATGCCGACCACCCTTCCGGTACCGGCGTCGCGCCTGGTGGCGGTGGACGTATTCCGGGGGCTGGCGATCCTGGCCGTGGTGGCACACCACACGGCGGGGCTGGGCGTCCGGTACGTGCCCGAGGGCAGTGGGCTGGCCGTGGCGCTGTCGGTGGTCAACCGCTCACTGCTGTTCGTGGTGCCGGCCTTCGTGTTCATGACGGCGCTGGTATTGACGCGCTCGGCGCTGCGGCACTTCGACGTGGGGCGCTACTACCGGTCGCGGGTGCGGACCGCACTGCTGCCGTACCTGCTGTGGACGGTGCTGTACGTGCTGTTCCGCTTTGCCACCGGGCAGGAAGACCCCTCGGAGCTGCGGGAGCCGGGGCGCTGGCTGGTGTGGGTGCAGTACGGCAAGGGCTATTACCACCTGTATTTCCTGCTGGTGGTGCTGCAGTTCTACGCGGTGCTGCCGCTGCTGCTTCCCCTGTGGCGGCGGCGCTGGCCGCTGTGGGGCGTGCTGGGGGCCGCCTCCCTGGCGCAGCTCGCGGTGTACGGCCTGAACCGGGTGGGCGTGCTGGAGTTCGCGTACCCGGCGACGATGGCGCTGTGGTACCTCCCGACCCTGGCGCTGGGCATGTACTTCGGCGCGAACGAGGGCGCCTTCGAGGCGCTGTGGGCGCGCGGACGGGGCTGGATTCTGGGTGCGGCAGTCCTGTCTCTGGCCTGGTTCCTGCCCCTGTCGCTGGCGGCCTTGCAGGAGGAGCAGGTGAATACGTTAGCGTTCAGCGCGGCGAACTGGGCCTACACGGCAGCGGCAGTGCTGGCGCTGTTCGGCGCGTCGCTGGCGCTGGCGGCCATGCGGGGCCGCTGGGTGCGGGCACTGACGGTGCTGGGCACCCTGAGCCTGCAGGTGTATCTGCTGCACCCGGCACTGCTGTACATGATGGAGCGGTGGGGCTTCCCATCCCATCCGCTGGCCTTCACCCTGACGCTGCTGGGGTACGGACTGGCCGCGCTGCTCCTGCCGGTGCTCTTGGCGCGCGCACTGGCGGGAACGGCCGTCTCACGCTGGCTGTTCGGACGTTAG
- a CDS encoding SCO family protein: MKVLTAVLLAVAAILAGLLLYRRANPGVSGGDALDVPIPLPAVALLDDRGRQTTLAHSDGRMRLVFYGYVRCPDVCPATLASLKNIWATLTAAQQAKMQVQFISVDPVHDRPAVVRAYLSRFDPTFTGLTGSVDAVNAAAKAMFVGLVDTRPAPVDHAGMLGMKAAAPVGATAAELLHGDQVSIVDTRGRFVRVYGNGAVIDGTLERDLPGLIRQYGS; this comes from the coding sequence ATGAAGGTGCTGACGGCGGTGCTGCTCGCGGTGGCCGCGATCCTGGCGGGTCTGCTGCTGTACCGGCGGGCGAACCCCGGCGTGAGTGGAGGGGACGCGCTCGACGTGCCCATACCGCTGCCTGCTGTGGCACTGCTGGATGACCGGGGGCGGCAGACCACGCTGGCCCACTCGGACGGGCGGATGCGGCTGGTGTTCTACGGCTACGTGCGCTGCCCGGACGTGTGCCCGGCCACGCTGGCGAGCCTGAAGAACATCTGGGCGACCCTCACTGCGGCGCAGCAGGCGAAGATGCAGGTGCAGTTCATCTCGGTCGATCCGGTTCACGATCGCCCTGCCGTGGTGCGGGCGTACCTGAGCCGGTTCGATCCGACCTTTACAGGCCTGACCGGCAGTGTGGACGCCGTCAACGCGGCGGCGAAGGCCATGTTCGTCGGGCTGGTCGATACCCGTCCGGCCCCGGTGGATCATGCGGGAATGCTAGGAATGAAGGCCGCCGCGCCGGTTGGTGCCACGGCGGCCGAACTGCTGCACGGCGATCAGGTCAGCATTGTGGACACTAGGGGCCGCTTCGTGCGGGTGTACGGCAATGGCGCGGTGATCGACGGCACCCTGGAGCGCGACCTGCCGGGGCTGATTCGCCAGTACGGGTCGTAG
- a CDS encoding dihydrofolate reductase family protein encodes MRRLTALERVSVDGIFDAAQMAVWDFPYDSEDRQAIIAGGIHGSDAYLLGRVTYEMLAPGWSACKNNEYGVADQLNRMKKYVVSSGLEQATWNNSTIIRGEVAEEIGRLKEQAGGDILVHGSATLLQTLLAAGLVDELQLLVHPRVVGTGKRLFEDGVAALTLELVESRSLDRGVVLLRYQPEQSGH; translated from the coding sequence GTGCGAAGACTCACCGCTCTTGAACGCGTCTCGGTGGATGGGATCTTCGACGCGGCCCAGATGGCCGTGTGGGACTTCCCGTACGACAGTGAGGACAGGCAGGCCATCATCGCGGGAGGCATCCACGGCAGTGACGCGTACCTGCTGGGCCGGGTGACCTACGAGATGCTCGCGCCGGGCTGGTCCGCGTGCAAGAACAACGAATACGGCGTGGCCGATCAGTTGAACCGCATGAAGAAATACGTGGTCTCGTCGGGCCTGGAGCAGGCGACGTGGAACAACTCGACCATCATCCGGGGCGAGGTGGCCGAGGAGATCGGCCGGCTCAAGGAGCAGGCCGGGGGTGACATTCTCGTGCACGGCAGCGCCACCCTGCTGCAGACCCTGCTGGCGGCAGGACTCGTGGATGAACTCCAGCTGCTGGTGCATCCCAGGGTCGTGGGCACTGGAAAGCGGCTGTTCGAGGATGGTGTGGCCGCGTTGACGCTCGAACTGGTGGAATCGCGGTCGCTCGACCGGGGCGTGGTTCTGCTGCGCTACCAGCCGGAACAGTCAGGGCATTGA
- a CDS encoding alpha/beta hydrolase, protein MKRVVLPLLLGAVLVSPAVTASPPSPTAPGSAVPVADGRVSEPLRLPHPLGDAFLYTPTACAPTCPLVVVSHSRGMTADLSLTRPHLTALYARLQGAGYAVLVSNDAGPTTWGAPQALTYLADMHARAVRLFPFDGHTFTFGYSMGGLPALLTAYAGVYPVSGVMLLDAQVSLEDAWRGGNPTFMADIAAAHGLRPGEALPPGRDPARDYPGAGTALPLLVAGSAADSAVSFARNGEVLYAANTSPESRLLHLDGPHLGGTHFGPAFADELLAFLERVRQAQLAPLGHTNL, encoded by the coding sequence ATGAAGCGTGTGGTGTTGCCCCTGCTGCTGGGCGCGGTGCTGGTGTCTCCCGCCGTGACCGCGTCGCCCCCCTCCCCCACCGCGCCCGGATCCGCCGTACCCGTGGCTGACGGGCGCGTGTCCGAACCGCTGCGGCTGCCACACCCGCTCGGTGACGCCTTCCTGTACACGCCGACGGCCTGCGCGCCCACGTGCCCGCTGGTTGTCGTATCCCACTCACGCGGCATGACCGCCGACCTGAGCCTGACGCGCCCGCACCTGACCGCGCTATACGCCCGCCTGCAAGGCGCCGGTTACGCCGTGCTGGTCAGCAACGACGCCGGGCCGACCACCTGGGGCGCCCCCCAGGCCCTGACCTACCTGGCCGACATGCATGCCCGCGCCGTCCGCCTGTTTCCCTTCGACGGCCACACCTTCACCTTCGGGTACTCGATGGGCGGCCTGCCGGCGCTGCTCACGGCCTACGCGGGCGTCTACCCGGTGTCCGGCGTGATGCTGCTCGACGCACAGGTGAGCCTGGAGGACGCGTGGCGCGGCGGCAACCCAACCTTCATGGCCGACATCGCCGCCGCGCATGGCCTGAGGCCCGGGGAGGCGCTGCCGCCCGGCCGAGATCCGGCCCGCGACTATCCTGGGGCTGGCACGGCGCTGCCGCTGCTCGTGGCGGGCAGCGCCGCCGATTCGGCCGTGTCGTTCGCCCGCAACGGCGAGGTGCTGTATGCCGCCAACACGTCACCCGAGAGCCGCCTGCTGCACCTGGACGGGCCGCACCTGGGGGGCACGCATTTCGGGCCAGCGTTCGCGGACGAACTGCTGGCGTTCCTGGAGCGCGTGCGTCAGGCCCAGTTGGCTCCGCTCGGCCACACAAACCTCTGA
- a CDS encoding VOC family protein translates to MPEATTHPAGTPTWFDLSTGKPEEAKAFYTALFGWEFEDYGPELGHYHRARKDGEEIAGMVPQSPQMPDMPSAWSVYFASDDAHADAARIRELGGSVLVEPMQVMNLGHMMVATDPTGAVFGLWQPIDFHGYTVAAEHGAPAWQEVLTRDSGKARDFYTTLFHSTAQAVPGGLTYYTLKQGDTETAGIMQMDEGHWPASVPPHWMTYFAVDDVQQALKTAEEHGGRVNVPPFASPFGTIAILADPDGAVFSVIQLSQPA, encoded by the coding sequence ATGCCCGAAGCCACCACCCATCCCGCCGGCACCCCCACGTGGTTCGATCTGAGCACCGGCAAGCCCGAGGAAGCCAAAGCCTTCTACACGGCCCTGTTCGGCTGGGAGTTTGAGGACTACGGCCCCGAACTGGGCCACTACCACCGCGCCCGCAAGGACGGCGAGGAGATCGCGGGGATGGTGCCCCAGTCACCGCAGATGCCGGATATGCCCAGCGCGTGGTCCGTGTACTTCGCCAGCGATGACGCGCACGCCGACGCGGCACGCATCCGTGAGCTGGGTGGCAGTGTCCTGGTGGAGCCGATGCAGGTCATGAACCTGGGCCACATGATGGTTGCAACCGACCCGACTGGCGCAGTGTTCGGGCTGTGGCAGCCCATCGACTTCCACGGTTACACCGTGGCCGCCGAGCACGGCGCGCCCGCGTGGCAGGAGGTGCTGACCCGCGACAGCGGCAAGGCCCGCGACTTCTACACCACCCTCTTCCACTCGACCGCCCAGGCCGTGCCCGGCGGCCTGACGTATTACACGCTCAAGCAGGGCGATACCGAGACCGCCGGGATCATGCAGATGGACGAGGGGCACTGGCCCGCCAGCGTACCCCCACACTGGATGACGTACTTCGCCGTGGACGACGTACAGCAAGCCCTGAAGACGGCCGAAGAGCACGGGGGCCGCGTGAACGTCCCGCCCTTCGCCTCGCCATTTGGCACCATCGCCATCCTGGCCGACCCGGACGGCGCGGTCTTCAGCGTGATCCAGCTCTCGCAGCCCGCGTAA
- a CDS encoding VOC family protein has translation MDITIHSTFLPHTDPAATLAFYQDTLGFEVRNNVEYGGMHWITVGPAGQPGTSIVLFPPAATPGLSDTERRTIAEMMAKGTYATLLLATRHLDDTFAHVQAGATDVVQEPMDQPYGVRDFAVRDPAGNLIRIQEIR, from the coding sequence ATGGACATCACCATTCACTCGACGTTCCTGCCCCACACCGACCCCGCCGCCACGCTGGCCTTCTACCAGGACACCCTGGGGTTCGAGGTGCGGAACAACGTGGAATACGGCGGGATGCACTGGATCACGGTCGGCCCCGCCGGGCAGCCCGGAACGTCCATTGTGCTGTTCCCACCCGCCGCCACCCCTGGCCTGTCGGACACCGAGCGCCGCACCATCGCCGAGATGATGGCCAAGGGCACCTACGCCACCCTGCTGCTCGCCACCCGCCACCTCGACGACACCTTCGCCCACGTGCAGGCCGGAGCGACCGACGTCGTGCAGGAACCCATGGATCAGCCCTACGGCGTGCGCGACTTCGCCGTGCGCGACCCCGCCGGGAACCTGATCCGCATTCAGGAAATCCGCTGA